A window from Methanomicrobia archaeon encodes these proteins:
- the gyrB gene encoding DNA topoisomerase (ATP-hydrolyzing) subunit B, whose product MTEEGSYSAKDIQVLKDLTAVRKRPAMYIGDTGNRGLHHLVNEVLDNSVDEAIIGFCTHIDVRIHHDGSVTVTDNGRGIPVDLHAEYKIPAVEVVMTKLHAGGKFDDKVYKVAGGLHGVGISVVNALSEWLEVEVQRNGQSYYQKYERGKPICELQASSRPEGAKEESGTRVRFKPDIKIFGQYEIEARVLKTRLRELAFLNKGLALTLKDERTGEEDTFQYEGGITAFLEYLNRTKHVLHDPIIFDGEKDEVQVEIGVQYNDSYAENIFSFVNNVKTIEGGKHLSGFKAALTKVLNEYGKASNLLKKVSLDGDDVREGLTAVISVKLRDPQFEGQTKTKLGNSEVRGVVESIVREYLMEFLDEHPTDATAIIKKAVEAARAREAARHAREIVRKKDAIADSLPGKLADCSERDPAKKEIYIVEGDSAGGSAKQARDKNFQAILPIRGKILNVEKARLDKILKSTEIRALVTALGAGIGEDFDIEKARYHKVVIMSDADIDGAHIRTLLLTFFYRYMQELVSTTHVYIALPPLYMVKKGKETRYAFSDEEYAKVLEEMNVKEGDAGVRIQRYKGLGEMNPEQLWETTMNPETRCIKQVALKDAAEADWLFTVLMGEDVEPRRNFIQAHAKEVMNLDI is encoded by the coding sequence ATGACGGAAGAAGGAAGCTACAGTGCAAAGGATATTCAGGTGCTCAAGGACCTCACGGCTGTACGAAAACGGCCTGCAATGTACATCGGCGACACGGGCAACCGAGGCCTTCATCATCTGGTGAACGAGGTATTGGACAACAGCGTCGATGAAGCTATCATAGGGTTCTGCACCCATATTGACGTGAGAATCCATCATGACGGTTCTGTTACAGTAACGGACAATGGAAGGGGGATTCCCGTCGACTTGCATGCGGAGTATAAGATCCCTGCGGTTGAGGTCGTGATGACCAAGCTGCACGCGGGCGGTAAGTTCGATGATAAGGTTTACAAGGTGGCCGGCGGACTGCACGGCGTGGGGATTTCGGTGGTCAACGCGCTTTCCGAATGGCTGGAAGTGGAAGTGCAGCGGAACGGCCAGAGCTATTACCAGAAATATGAGCGCGGCAAGCCGATCTGTGAATTGCAAGCCTCGAGCCGTCCAGAGGGGGCGAAAGAAGAGAGCGGCACGCGCGTTCGATTCAAGCCGGACATAAAGATTTTCGGCCAGTATGAAATTGAGGCACGGGTTTTAAAGACCCGATTGCGCGAGCTGGCATTCCTGAACAAAGGGCTTGCTCTTACCCTGAAAGATGAACGAACCGGCGAGGAGGACACGTTCCAGTACGAAGGTGGCATTACAGCATTCCTGGAATATTTAAACAGGACTAAGCACGTGTTGCACGACCCGATAATCTTTGACGGCGAGAAGGACGAGGTGCAAGTGGAGATCGGCGTGCAGTACAACGACAGCTACGCGGAAAATATCTTCTCGTTCGTGAATAACGTGAAGACGATTGAAGGCGGTAAGCATCTCAGCGGGTTCAAAGCGGCATTGACGAAAGTGCTTAACGAATATGGTAAGGCGAGTAACCTGCTGAAAAAGGTGAGTCTGGACGGTGATGACGTGCGTGAGGGGCTCACGGCGGTGATAAGCGTGAAGCTCCGGGACCCGCAATTTGAGGGCCAGACAAAGACCAAACTCGGCAATAGCGAAGTCCGGGGCGTTGTGGAATCGATCGTGCGGGAGTACCTGATGGAATTCCTGGACGAGCATCCCACTGATGCGACGGCGATCATAAAGAAAGCGGTGGAGGCGGCGCGGGCACGCGAAGCGGCACGGCACGCACGTGAGATCGTGCGGAAGAAGGACGCAATCGCGGATTCGCTGCCCGGGAAGCTTGCTGACTGCTCAGAGCGAGACCCCGCAAAGAAGGAGATATATATCGTGGAGGGCGATTCCGCCGGCGGGTCCGCGAAACAGGCGCGGGACAAGAACTTCCAGGCGATTCTGCCCATTCGTGGTAAGATCCTGAACGTGGAGAAGGCACGGCTGGACAAGATCCTGAAGAGTACCGAAATCCGAGCGCTGGTTACCGCTCTGGGTGCAGGCATCGGCGAGGATTTTGATATCGAGAAAGCGCGCTATCATAAGGTCGTTATCATGAGCGATGCGGACATTGACGGCGCGCACATACGAACGCTCTTGCTCACCTTCTTCTATCGCTACATGCAGGAGCTGGTGAGCACGACGCACGTCTACATCGCGCTGCCGCCGCTGTACATGGTGAAGAAGGGCAAAGAGACGCGCTACGCGTTCTCCGATGAGGAATACGCAAAGGTTCTGGAAGAGATGAACGTGAAAGAAGGAGATGCGGGCGTGAGGATCCAGCGGTACAAGGGTCTGGGCGAGATGAACCCCGAGCAGTTATGGGAGACGACGATGAATCCCGAGACACGGTGCATCAAGCAGGTAGCCTTAAAGGACGCCGCGGAAGCCGACTGGCTCTTTACTGTGCTCATGGGCGAGGACGTCGAGCCACGCCGGAACTTCATACAGGCGCACGCGAAGGAAGTGATGAATCTGGATATTTAG
- a CDS encoding GtrA family protein, which yields MKLPDRVVALKTDFLRLTKFSVVGVIGAGINTWFLWLFTDVARVYYLYSSAIAIEIAIILQFLMNDRWTFKEQKTTHVEQFVKRIIKSNIWRSGGLAVNIGVLYFLTEHMGVYYLLSNIVGIICAFLLNYLFESRLTWGVR from the coding sequence ATGAAATTACCGGATCGCGTAGTGGCTCTGAAGACGGACTTCCTTCGCCTGACCAAGTTCTCAGTTGTCGGCGTTATCGGTGCAGGCATTAACACGTGGTTTCTCTGGCTCTTTACCGACGTCGCGAGAGTGTACTACCTTTATTCCTCGGCAATCGCCATTGAAATCGCCATTATCCTGCAATTCCTCATGAACGATCGCTGGACCTTCAAGGAGCAAAAAACCACGCACGTCGAGCAATTCGTGAAACGCATAATCAAGAGCAATATTTGGCGTTCCGGCGGCTTGGCGGTCAATATCGGCGTTCTTTACTTCTTGACCGAGCACATGGGCGTATATTACCTGTTGTCGAATATCGTAGGGATTATCTGCGCGTTCCTCTTGAATTATCTCTTCGAAAGCCGGCTGACCTGGGGCGTCAGGTAA